Sequence from the Pseudophaeobacter arcticus DSM 23566 genome:
GATATCAGCGTGATTGGCCGGCCCAGCATTTTGGTGCCCTATGCGGCGGCGACCGGCGACCATCAAACCGCCAATGCCCGTGGGCTGGTGAAGGCCGGTGGCGCCATTTTGATCCCCGAAAGTGCACTTGACGTCGCGGCGCTGAGCGCGCAAATCGAGGCAGTTTTGAGCAACCCGCAGGCGGCCATGCAAATGTCGCTTGCCGCATTAAGCGCCGGTGTTCCCGATGCCACCAACAGATTGGTGGCTCTGGTCGAGCAACTGGCCGAGGAAGGATAATGATGACCCCAGCAACCAAACTGCCCGGTGACGTTGGCCCCATCCATTTTGTCGGCATCGGCGGCATTGGCATGTCCGGTATTGCTGAGGTTCTGCTCAATCTGGGCTATGTGGTGCAGGGCTCTGATCTGAAGGCCTCCAAGATTACCCAGCGGCTGGAAACGCTGGGGGCCCTGGTTTTTGTGGGGCAAAAGGCGGAAAACCTGGCCGAGGCTGAGGTGGTGGTGATTTCCTCTGCCATCAAACCCGGCAACCCCGAACTGGACGAGGCCCGCCGGCTAGGTCTGCCGGTGGTGCGCCGCGCCGAGATGCTGGCAGAGCTGATGCGGCTGAAATCCAATATCGCCATTGGCGGCACCCATGGCAAAACCACCACCACAACCATGATGGCCGAACTTATGGTTGCTGGCAAATTTGACCCCACGGTTGTCAACGGCGGCATCATCCATGCCTATGGGTCCAACGCCCGCATGGGGCAGGGCGAATGGATGGTGGTGGAAGCGGATGAAAGCGACGGCACCTTCAACCGGCTGCCCGCCACCATCGCCGTGGTCACCAATATCGACCCTGAACACATGGAACATTGGGGCGATTTTGACACCCTGCGCGATGGCTTCCACGAGTTTGTCTCCAATATTCCCTTTTATGGCGTGGCGGTCTGTTGCACCGATCATGCCGAGGTGCAGGCCCTGGTGGGCCGGATCACCGATCGCCGGGTTGTCACCTATGGGTTCAACGCCCAGGCCGATGTGCGGGCCACCAACCTGACCTACAAGGCGGGGGTGGCACATTTTGATGTTCATCTGCAGTCCGAGGACAAGGTGATCAAAGGCTGCAGCCTGCCAATGCCCGGAGATCACAACGTCTCCAATGCCCTGTCCGCTGTGGCTGTGGCCCGACATCTGGGCATGAACACCAGCGAAATCCGCGAGGCCCTGGCCGCCTTTGGCGGCGTCAACCGCCGCTTTACCAAGGTGGGCGAAGTGAATGGCGTCACCATCATCGACGACTATGGTCACCATCCGGTTGAAATTGCCGCTGTGCTCAAGGCGGCGCGTCAGGCCATTGCCGATAGCCCCGGTGCGCGGGTGATTGCGGTGCATCAGCCGCATCGCTATTCGCGCCTGTCTGATCTGTTCGAAGATTTCTGCGCCTGTTTCAACGAGGCGGATGTGGTTGCCATCGCCGAGGTTTTTGCCGCAGGTGAAGATCCAATCCCCGGCGCCAGCCGCGATGACCTGGTTGCCGGCATGATCCGCCATGGCCACCGTCACGCCCGTGCCCTGCTGAACGAGGATGATCTGGAACGGCTGGTGCGCGAGCAGACGCGCCCCGGCGATATGGTGGTCTGCCTGGGGGCCGGGACAATCAGCACCTGGGCCAATGGTCTGCCAGAGCGCTTGAGCCGCAACTGATGCCTGCCTGACCCCAAAAGGATCCGCCAAATGAGCCAGCAGCTGAAGCGCCGTATCGGGTTAGGTCTTTTGACGGCCTATGGTATCGGCGTCATGGTGGGGGCGGGGATCTATGTGCTGGTGGGGGCGGTGGCCGCCGAGGCCGGAGTGCTGGCGCCGCTGGCCTTTTTGCTCGCCGGGCTGATTGCTGCACCAACGGCGCTGTCTTATGCCGAATTCTCCTCCCGTCTGCCCGAAGCCGCAGGCGAGGCCGCCTATGTTGGCCAGGGGTTCAACTCCAAATTCTTTGCGATCTTTGTCGGGCTGGCAGTGGTGGTTGCCGGGACGATCTCTGCCGGGGCGGTATTGCGGGGCGGGGCGGGCTATTTTGCGGCGGCCACGGGAGTGGATGCCGAAATAGCCATCATTGGCATGGGGGCGGCCTTGGTACTGGTCGCCATTGTTGGCGTGCTGGAAAGCTTTGCGCTGGTTGCGGTCTTCACATTGATCGAGGTGCTGGGCCTGGCCCTGGTGGTCTGGGCTGGCTTTTCCACCTCGGCCAGCCCTGACTGGACCGCCGCTTTGCCGCTGGCTGAGATGGTCACGACGCCTGGGCTTGTCACGGGGCTTGCCACGGGGATCGCCTTTGGCGCGGTGCTGGCCTTTTTTGCCTTTATCGGCTTTGAAGACATTGTAAACATGGCAGAAGAGGTGCGGAACCCAACCCGCGTTCTGCCCCTGGCAATAGTCATTTCCCTGGCCGTAACCTCGGTGATCTACGCGCTGGTCTGTTGGGCCGCCGTTCGAACGGTGCCGCTGGCGGCGCTGGCCGAGTCCCAAAGCCCGCTGGCGCTGGTCTGGCAGCAGTCGCAGGGCGGCAGTGCGCGGTTCTTGTCGGCGATTGCGGTCTTTGCAGCGCTGAATGGTGTGCTGGCCCAGATCGTCATGGCCTCGCGGGTGCTTTATGGTCTGGGCGGCCGGACCACCGGGCTGGCGGTCTTTCGCCATGCGCATCCACGCTTTGGCACCCCGGTGCGCGCCACTTTGCTGATTGGTCTGGCGGTTCTGGTCGCCGCCTATTGGCTGCCGGTGGCGCAGCTGGCGGGCGCCACCTCCGCCACGCTTTTGTCTGTCTTTGTGCTGGTGAACCTGGCCCTGATCCTGCAAAAACGCCGCCAGCCAGAGGCGCCTTTTCGGATCTCAATGGCGGTTCCGGTGCTGGGGCTGGTCATGTCGCTGCTGGCGCTGGCAACCGCAGTAAAGGGCTGGATATGAGCCTGCTTGCGGCCATCCTGTGGGTTCTGGCCACCACGGCGGTTGCCCTGCTGCCGGTGGAGCGGCATTTTGTGCCGGGGCGCATTCTGCTGTGCATCGCTCCGTTTCTGTTGATCTGGATGGGGCTTGAAATGGGCTGGATGGCGGTTGCCTTTGGGCTGTTTGCAGTGGCGTCGATGTACCGTCGCCCGATCCGCTACTACTGGACCAAATGGCGCCAGCCGACGGAGGGGCCGCAATGACACTCTCGCTGACGCTTGCGGCGGTCTGGGCTTTGGTGGCCAATATCCTGGCGGTACTGCCGAGCCGCGACAATCACTGGCGCCGGGCCTATGTTCTGATCGCCATTGGCATCCCGCTACTGGGCTATGTGGTCTATGAAAACGGCCCCTGGTGGGGGCTGGCGGTGCTTTGCGCTGCCATGAGCGTGCTGCGCTGGCCGCTGATCTATCTGGGACGCTGGCTGCGCAAGCGGGGTTTTGCCAAACATGTGGATGGCGGGGAGTGACGGTGGCCCCAGAATTGGTTTTGCCCTTGCCCTTGCCCTTGCCGGTGCTTTGCTTATGGCCTCTTGGCTTGCAACTTTGCTCGCCTTCTGCTTTGGCCTGCTGATCAATACTTTTCTACGCTGGATGGACTGGCTCTGAACATGTCTGAACTTGATCTTTCAAATATGCCATCGCTACGTGGTAAGCTGACCCCCAATCGCGCCCTGTCCGATCTGACCTGGCTGCGCGTTGGCGGTGCGGCTGACTATCTGTTCCAGCCGGCAGATGTCGAAGATCTGCAGAGCTTCTTGGCGCAATTGCCCGCTGACATTGCGGTTTTTCCCATGGGCGTTGGTTCCAACCTGATCGTGCGCGATGGGGGCTTGCGGGCGGTGGTGATCCGTCTGGGGCGCGGCTTTAACGGGATCGAGATCGCAGGGGACCAGATCACCGCAGGCGCGGCGGCGCTGGATGCCCATGTGGCACGCAAAGGTGCCGACGCAGGCCTGGACCTGACCTTTCTGCGGACCATTCCGGGATCTATCGGCGGGGCCGTGCGGATGAATGCTGGCTGCTATGGCTCATATGTGGCGGATCACTTTGTGTCGGCACAGATTGTCACCCGCGATGGCAGCCTGCGCGACATCACCGCCGAGGAGCTGCAGTTCCAATACCGCCAGACCGCGTTGCCTGAGGGCGCGGTATTGATTTCGGCAACCCTGCGCGCCAAACCCGGACAGCCGGAGGCGCTGCAGGCCCGCATGGAATCCCAGCTGAAAAAGCGCGATGACACCCAGCCCACCAAGGACCGCTCTGCCGGATCGACCTTTCGCAATCCGGCCGGGTTTTCCTCGACGGGCCAGGCTGATGATCTGCAGGATCTGAAGGCCTGGAAGGTGATTGATGACGCGGGGATGCGCGGCGCCCAGGTGGGCGGCGCCCAAATGAGCAAAAAACACTCCAACTTCATGATCAACACCGGTGGCGCAACTGCCGCAGATCTGGAAACTTTGGGCGAAGATGTCAGAAAAAAGGTTTACGCCAATTCCGGCATAACGCTAGAATGGGAAATCATGAGGGTCGGAGAACCCCTGTTAGAGCAGCAAGAATAACGTCGGGACATTCAAAAACGCGCTACCTTTTCAAATCCTTATAGATTTGTTTGGGGGGATTTTTTTGTCGTTTGGGCGTGACAGCAGACAGGCAGGATCTTAATCATGGTAAAGGTGCTATTAATAACCCGGTAAGACTTGCGGCGTTATGATGGCTCAGGGCCCCTGTTTTGGGGCGCGGATTTTTTTGCCGGGTGGCCTTAGGCAGTCATTTGGTGGGGCAGGATCCTGGATCTTGCAGCTTTTAGGGGCTGAATGCCTCAACTTACGGGCAACGACCCGAAAATAATGCGGGCCTGGTTTTTAGGGCTCCAATAACCAAGGGCGCAAAGCCCGATAATTTTGAGGCGCTATCGTGGGTGAGTCGAGCAGAGCACTCCCGAAAGTGGCGGTACTATTGGGCGGACCCTCAGCAGAACGTGAGGTCTCGTTGTCCAGTGGGCGTGAATGCGCAGCCGCACTACGGGGCGAAGGATATGACGTGGTAGAGCTGGACGCCGGTCCGGATCTATACGCACAGCTTGAGACAGCCAAACCAGATGTGGTTTTTAACGCCCTGCATGGCCGCTGGGGCGAGGATGGCTGCGTGCAAGGCCTGCTGGAGTGGATGGGGCTGCCCTATACCCATTCGGGTGTTCTGGCCTCGGCACTGGCGATGGATAAACAGCGTAGCAAGATGGTGTTCCATGAGGCAGGCCTGCCGATCATGGAGAGCGGTCTGTATGCCAAAAGCGCGGTCATGGCCGGCCATGTCATGGCGCCGCCCTATGTGGTAAAGCCCAACAACGAAGGCTCCAGCGTTGGTATCTATCTGGTGCATGAGGCCGCCAATGGCCCGCCAGCCCTGTCCCCCGATATGCCCGATGAAGTTCTGGTCGAGGCCTTTGCCCCCGGGCGCGAACTCAGCGTTTCCGTGCTTGGGGATCGCGCCCTTGAGGTGACCGATATTCTGACCGATGGCTGGTATGACTATGACGCCAAATATAAACCCGGCGGCTCGCGCCATGTGATCCCGGCGGCTATCCCTGCGGATATTCGCGATCTCTGTCTGGACTATGCGCTGCGCGCCCATCAGGCACTGGGCTGCCGGGGCTTGAGCCGCACCGATATTCGCTGGGACGAGACCAAAGGTGCTGCGGGCTTGATCCTGCTGGAAACCAACAACCAGCCCGGCATGACGCCGACTTCGCTGGCTCCGGAACAGGCGGCCCATTGTGGTCTGGACTTTGGTGCGCTCTGCGCCTGGTTGGTAAAGGACGCCTCATGCGGACGCTAAGAGATCGGATCACCCGCAAGGCCAATCAGGCGGACCCGGCGCCGTCGCGGCTGAAATACCGGTTGCAACGCTGGATGTTGACCCCCGGCATTCGCTTTGGATTGAAATTTGGCGTGCCTCTGTGTTTGCTGCTTGCGGCGACCGGGGCATTCCTGGCGGATCAGGCGCGGCGCGATATGGTGCGCGACAGCCTGTTATCGCTGCGCGCTGCGATCGAAGAGCGCCCCGAATTCATGGTCAATGTCATGGTGGTTGACGGGGCCGGGGTCTCTGTGGCGCAGGATGTGCGCGAAGTCCTGCCGCTGGATTTCCCGGTGAGCTCCTTTGATTTGGATCTGGCGCAGATCCGTGCCCAGATCGAAAGTCTGGCACCGGTGAAATCGGTGAATGTACGCATTCGCCCCGGTGGAATTTTGCAAATCGACATCGAAGAACGCAGCCCGGCGATGATCTGGCGCAACCACGAAGGCCTGGCCCTATTGGATCAGACGGGTACGCATGTGGCCGAGCTGGGGCGGCGGGCGATGCATCCGGAGCTGCCGCTGATCGCGGGGAAATCCGCAGATCTGATGGCGGGCGAGGCCCTGGAATTGTTTGCCACCGCGCGGCCTCTTGGCGGGCGGTTGCGCGGATTGGTGCGGATAGGTGAGCGCCGCTGGGATGTGGTGCTGGATCGCGGCCAGCGGATCCTGCTGCCGCAGGACAATCCGGTGCAGGCGCTGGAGCGGGTGATTGTGGTGAGCGAAGTGCAGGACTTGCTGGAGCGCGATGTCGCTGTGGTGGATATGCGAATTGCGGCGCGGCCGACGGTTCGAATGACGGAGAATGCAGTGGAAAACTGGTGGCGCATCAGAGAAATGAACGAGGGTGGGTTGTAAGATGACGGATCTTTATCAGTCCCAGCGCGCAATGCGGCAGATGCGCCGTCTGGCGATGCAGCGCGGTGTGGTGGCCATTCTGGACATTGGCAGCTCAAAAATTGCCTGTCTGGTGCTGCGCTTTGATGGCTCTGGTCGGCTTAGCGAAGACAATTCCATTGGCTCTTTGGCGGGACAGTCCGGGTTTCGGGTGATTGGTGCTGCCACCACCCGGTCGCGCGGGGTGCAATTTGGCGAAATCACTGCCATGCAAGAGACCGAGCGGGCCATTCGCACCGCGGTACAGGCGGCGCAAAAGATGGCCGGGGTGCGGGTTGATCATGTGATTGCCAGTTTCGCAGGCGCCAATCCGCGGTCTTATGGGTTGGATGCAAGGTTGGAGCTGGATGGCCAGGAGGTTTCGGAATCCGAAATCGCCCAGGTGCTGGCAGCCTGTGAAGTGCCGGAATACGGTCCGGGCCGCGAGGTCCTGCACGCGCAACCGGTGAACTTTGCCCTGGATAATCGCTCGGGTCTTGCCGATCCGCGCGGCCAGCTGGGGCAAACGCTGGCGGTGGATATGCATATGCTGACGGTGGATACCGGCACGGTGCAGAACCTGGTGCGCTGTATTCAGCGCTGCGATCTGGAGCTCGCCGGGATTGCCTCTTCCGCCTATGCCTCGGGCTATGCGGCTTTGGTCGAAGACGAGCAGGAGCTGGGCGCGGCCTGTATCGACATGGGCGGCGGCTCCACTTCGATTTCGGTCTTTATGAAAAAGCACATGATCTATGCCGATGCGGTGCGTATGGGGGGCGATCACATCACCAGCGATATTTCGATGGGGCTGGGGGTGCCGATGGCCAATGCGGAACGGATCAAGACATTCTGTGGTGGCGTCCATGCCACTGGCGTGGATGACCGGGACATGATCGACATTGGCGGTGACACTGGCGACTGGGAACATGACCGCCGCACAGTTAGTCGCGCTGAACTGATTGGCATCATGCGGCCACGGGTTGAGGAAATTCTCGAAGAGGTGCGCACGCGGCTTGATGCCGCCGGATTCGAATACCTTCCAAGCCAGCAAATCGTTCTCACCGGCGGCTCCAGTCAGATCTTGGGGCTCGACGGTTTGGCCACGCGCATTCTGGGCCAACAGGTTCGGCTGGGTCGGCCATTGCGGGTCCACGGCCTGCCGCAGTCCGCCACCGGACCGGGGTTTGCCGCCGCCGTTGGGTTGAGCCTGTTTGCCGCCCACCCGCAGGATGAGTGGTGGGATTTTGAAACGCCCGTAGACCGCTATCCGGCCCGCTCTATCAGCCGGGCGGTGCGCTGGTTCCGGGACAATTGGTAACAGCACTGAAAAAATATCCCCAGCCTGTGGAAAACCTGGACTGAGCCAGGTGACAGGGCTGGGAAAACCGGATAACAAAGATATAACAGTCGCAAAAAGTGACGCAAAACTGCCGAGCAGAAGGCAACCGCTCAAAATTGAATCTGCGACCCCGGTGGTATCTCCGCTGGGGCTGGTCGCATTGTGTCGGGTCAGGTGGTGTTCTACCAAATCTGCCCGCATGAGCGGAGAATTGCGGATTTTTCTCTGAGATGGGCCATATTTTGTGGCAGATTACGTTTTTTGGGATGACGAGACTCCGCCTTCACGGTAGGATTAAGGCGGAAAAACAGGAATAGCCCTTGCGGGAGGGCTGAGAAACAGGCGGAAAGAGCATGACATTGAACCTTTCGATGCCCGGGCAGGAAGAACTGGCCCCTAAGATCACCGTGTTTGGTGTTGGTGGCGCAGGCGGCAATGCGGTCAACAATATGATCGCAAAAGAGCTGGAAGGTGTCGACTTTGTCGTCGCCAATACCGATGCTCAGGCGCTCCAACAAAACGCGGCAAAAAGCCGGATCCAGCTGGGCGTAAAAGTCACCGAAGGGCTCGGCGCTGGTGCGCGGCCTTCTGTGGGCTCTGCCTCGGCAGAAGAAAGTATCGAGCAGATCGTTGATCACCTGGCGGGAGCACATATGTGCTTTATCACCGCAGGCATGGGCGGAGGCACCGGGACAGGTGCCGCGCCGATCATCGCACAGGCGGCCCGTGAACTGGGTGTTCTGACGGTTGGTGTTGTCACCAAGCCGTTCCAGTTTGAAGGCAACAAGCGGATGAAGCAGGCCGAGGAGGGCGTCGAAGCCCTGCAAAAGGTCGTGGATACGCTGATCATCATTCCCAACCAGAACCTGTTCCGGCTGGCCAATGAAAAGACCACCTTCACCGAGGCCTTCTCGATGGCGGATGACGTTCTGTATCAGGGCGTCAAAGGGGTGACCGACCTGATGGTGCGTCCCGGCCTGATCAACCTCGACTTTGCCGATGTGCGCGCCGTGATGGACGAAATGGGCAAGGCGATGATGGGCACCGGCGAGGCCGAGGGCGAAGATCGCGCCGTGCAGGCGGCTGAAAAAGCCATCGCCAACCCGCTGCTGGATGAAATCAGCCTGCGGGGAGCCAAGGGTGTTCTCATCAACATCACCGGCGCCCATGACTTGACCCTGTTTGAACTGGACGAAGCCGCCAATCGCATCCGCGAAGAGGTGGACCCCGAGGCCAATATCATCGTCGGCTCGACCCTGGATACCGCCATGGAAGGCCGGATGCGTGTTTCCGTCGTGGCAACTGGTATCGACGCGACCGAAGTGATGACAGAGGTGCCGGTACCGCGTCGTCCAATGTCGGCACCGCTGAAAAAAACCGTCACCGTCGAACAGGCCCGTTCGGCCCCGCTGGAACTGAACACCCCGGTTGAGCAACCTCAGGTTGCGGTGGCTGAGGCTGCTCCGGCGGCGCAAGAACCCTCTCTGTTCGAAAGCCTTGACGTGCAGCAGGTTGCTGCGCAGGAGCAGGCCGAAGACATTTTTGAAGAGGTTGTAGAAACTGGTCAGGACGGGCTGCCACAGCCAGCCTATCAGCCGCAGGTTCCGGCTTTCCAGCCACAGATCGATGCGGTTGACGAGCAGCCCGGTGCCTCCTTTGTGGCGCCCAAAGCGCCGGCTCCCGGTACGCCTTCGGCGGATGCCATCGTGCGCCTGCAGGCTGCAGCCGCCCGTGCACAGGGGCAGCAGCGGCCCATGGCACAATCGGCTCCGATGCAGGCGGCTCCGACCCAGCAACCGCAGTATCGCCCTGCTGCGGCTTCTCACGACGCTGAACCACAGTCAGAGCAGCGCCGGTTTGGTCTCAACTCGCTGATCCACCGGATGACCGGCAGCGCCGCTGAAACGCAGGCCGCAAAGCCGCAGCCCGTGCGCCAGCAACCCCCGGTTCAGCAGCAGGCTGCAGCTCCACAACCGCAGCCGGTTCAGCAACAAGAGAGCGATGCCGAGCAGGATCGTATCGAAATTCCGGCTTTCCTGCGCCGTCAAGCAAATTAACCTTTCACTAATCTTATTTGAAGGGCCGCCTTTGGGCGGCCCTTTTTCGTTTTAAACCAATGCATTATGCGGTTCTGAGCAGTGTTTTGCCGATCTGTTACAGGGATGTTTCAAACCGTTACAAAGATTGAGTTGTGGCTTTTTTGTGAAATCCTTACCTGTCTTACCAACACGGCGCGTGTCGCCGGACATAGTGATCAGGAGCACAAGGTGCAAAATACGCTTAAAGCATCAGTGACATTTGAAGGTGTTGGTCTGCATTCCGGTCAATCGGCACGTCTGGTAATCAATCCGGCGCCAGCGGGACACGGCATCGTTTTCAAACGCACTGACATCGCTTTGGGTAACACTATTGTTCCGGCTCTTTGGGATTATGTTGAACGCACAGCCCTGTGCACGCGGCTGATCAATTCTGCGGGTGTCACGATTTCCACCGTTGAACATGTGATGGCCGCCTTGGCCGGTTGTGGTGTCCACAACGCGCTGATCGAAATTGACGGCCCCGAAGTTCCAATCCTGGACGGCTCCTCTGCCGAGTTTGTGCGCGGTATCATGGGGCAGGGCATTCATCGTCTTGCCACCCCTGTAACGGCTATTCAGGTTCTTAAACCAATCACCGTCGAGAATGACGGCGCCAGCGCCACGCTGCTGCCCTGTGATCGCCTGATGATTGAATTCCATATCGACTTTGACGAACAGGCCATCGGGCGTCAAAGCCGTGTTCTGGACCTGCGCAATGGTGCCTTTGTGCGTGAGCTTTGTGATAGCCGCACCTTCTGCCGTCGCGTCGATGTGGAAACCATGCAGGCCAATGGTCTGGCCCTGGGGGGTGTGCCTGGCGAAAACGCAATTGTCTTTGACGGCAGCCGCGTTGAAAGCGGCGAAGGGCTGCGTCATTCGGATGAACCCGTGCGCCACAAGATGCTGGATGCACTGGGGGATCTGGCCCTGGCTGGCGGCCCGCTTTTGGGGCGCTACGTGGGGGACCGGGCTGGCCATGCCTTGACCAATACCCTGCTGCGTAAACTTTTTGCCACACCTGGTGCCATGCGCCGGGTGGACTGTGACCTGGCGATGACGGCACGTTTGCCGGGCCAGGGGCTGGTGCGCTCTGAAATTCCCAACCCCAGCCGTCGCGTCGCCTAAAGGCCGAGAGAGGCCCGCACCGTTGCCGAAACATCGGCTGGTGCAGTCCGAACAGGCGCAAATCCTGCATGATCCTGAGAATCTAGACCTGCTGTCGCTCTCGTGGGGTGTCCGGTAGCCGCAGGGCCGTCACCCTGTCGATGGTCCCGTTTGCAGGGACTTTTTTTGCTTTTGGGGAGGCAAAGCTTGCTGCTGAGGCGGCCTTGCCGGGCCGACAGGCTTGACCATTCCAAACATTCTCTGCCAAGTGGGGGCGAAGTGGTTGAAAGGCGTTTTGTACGCCGGATGAATGTGCTAAACGGGGCAGAACCCGGGGCATGACACCCGAAAGTCAAAGACGGTGAGGTTTAGGCAATATGATCGGCATCAAGGCAGGAGCCAAATTTGTCAGCACGGCTCTGTTGATGGCAGTACTCTCTGGATGTGGCGGAGACGGTGGTGCCGCTGACCAGTCGGTGCAGCTAGAGAGCTACACACCGCAACAGATCTTTGAACGTGGAGAATTTGAGCTGGCACGCAGCCGCGCCAAAGATGCCGCTTTCTATTTCTCCGAGATCGAGCGCCTTTACCCCTATTCGGAATATGCCAAACAGGCCCTGATCATGCAGGCCTTTGCCAATCATAAGTCCAAAGACTATGAGGGCAGCCGGGGCGCAGCGCAGCGCTTTATTGATTTCTACCCAACTGATGAAGATGCGGCTTATGCACAGTATCTTCTGGCGCTGAGCTACTATGACCAAATTGACGAGGTCGGACGCGATCAGGGGCTGACCTTTCAGGCATTGCAATCGCTGCGCACGGTGATCGAGGTCTACCCGGACAGCGAATACGCCACCTCTGCGATTTTGAAGTTTGACCTCGCCTTTGACCATCTGGCAGGCAAGGAAATGGAAATTGGCCGCTACTACCTGCGGCGTGGTCACTATACCTCGGCGATCAATCGGTTCCGGGTTGTGGTTGAGGATTTCCAGACCACCAGCCACACAGCAGAAGCCCTGCATCGCCTGGTCGAAGCCTATCTGTCGCTGGGCCTGACCGAAGAGGCGCAGACCGCAGGGGCCATTCTTGGGCATAACTACCAATCAACCGATTGGTATGAGGACAGCTATAAACTGCTGACATCGCAGGGGCTCAAGCTCAAAGATCGTGGCAACAACTGGCTGAGCCAGATTTACCGTCAATCGATCAAAGGGCGCTGGCTCTAGTCGGCCTGACGACGGAACAAGGCGAAAACCCGGCTATGCTGCGTGCACTTGATATTCGTGATCTTCTGATCATTGACCATTTGGAGCTGGCGTTTCAGCCGGGTCTGAACGTGTTGACCGGCGAAACCGGGGCAGGCAAATCCATTTTGTTGGATTCGCTTGGCTTTGTTCTGGGCTGGCGCGGCCGCGCCGAGCTGGTGCGCCAGGGGGCCGCCCAGGGGGAGGTCATTGCTGAATTTGGCCTTGGTGCTGATCACCCGGCACATGCCATTCTGGAAGAGGCGGGCCTGCCGGGCGGTGAGGAACTGGTGTTGCGGCGGGTCAATACCGCGGATGGCCGCAAGACCTCCTGGGTCAATGACCGGCGCTGTTCCGGCGAGGTGCTGCGACGGCTGTCAGAAACTCTGGTAGAGCTGCATGGGCAGCATGATGACCGGGGCTTGCTGAACCCGCGCGGGCACCGGGGGCTGCTAGATGCCTTTGCCTCGGTTTCTGATCTGCTCTCCCAGACCCGGAGCGCCTGGAGCGCGACGACCAAGGCACGCAAAACAGTACAGGCGACCCGGGATGCACTGGAGGCGGTGCGCGCCGAAGAGGAATTCCTGCGCCATGCGGTGGCCGAACTGGATAAGCTTGACCCTCAGGTCGGCGAGGACGAGGCGCTGGATGCACAACGCCGTCAGATGCAGCAGGCCGAGCGCATCCGCGGCGACATCGCCCGCGCCCATGCCCTGTTGAGCGAAGGCGCCGAGCCCTCCCTGGGCGAAGCACAGCGTTGGCTCGAAGGCGTTGAGGGCGGCGAGGAGGACACCGGGCTGACCGCGCCGCTGAGCGCCCTGAGCCGCGCCATGGTGGAGCTGGGCGAGGCACAG
This genomic interval carries:
- the lpxC gene encoding UDP-3-O-acyl-N-acetylglucosamine deacetylase: MQNTLKASVTFEGVGLHSGQSARLVINPAPAGHGIVFKRTDIALGNTIVPALWDYVERTALCTRLINSAGVTISTVEHVMAALAGCGVHNALIEIDGPEVPILDGSSAEFVRGIMGQGIHRLATPVTAIQVLKPITVENDGASATLLPCDRLMIEFHIDFDEQAIGRQSRVLDLRNGAFVRELCDSRTFCRRVDVETMQANGLALGGVPGENAIVFDGSRVESGEGLRHSDEPVRHKMLDALGDLALAGGPLLGRYVGDRAGHALTNTLLRKLFATPGAMRRVDCDLAMTARLPGQGLVRSEIPNPSRRVA
- a CDS encoding outer membrane protein assembly factor BamD; the encoded protein is MIGIKAGAKFVSTALLMAVLSGCGGDGGAADQSVQLESYTPQQIFERGEFELARSRAKDAAFYFSEIERLYPYSEYAKQALIMQAFANHKSKDYEGSRGAAQRFIDFYPTDEDAAYAQYLLALSYYDQIDEVGRDQGLTFQALQSLRTVIEVYPDSEYATSAILKFDLAFDHLAGKEMEIGRYYLRRGHYTSAINRFRVVVEDFQTTSHTAEALHRLVEAYLSLGLTEEAQTAGAILGHNYQSTDWYEDSYKLLTSQGLKLKDRGNNWLSQIYRQSIKGRWL
- the ftsZ gene encoding cell division protein FtsZ, with product MTLNLSMPGQEELAPKITVFGVGGAGGNAVNNMIAKELEGVDFVVANTDAQALQQNAAKSRIQLGVKVTEGLGAGARPSVGSASAEESIEQIVDHLAGAHMCFITAGMGGGTGTGAAPIIAQAARELGVLTVGVVTKPFQFEGNKRMKQAEEGVEALQKVVDTLIIIPNQNLFRLANEKTTFTEAFSMADDVLYQGVKGVTDLMVRPGLINLDFADVRAVMDEMGKAMMGTGEAEGEDRAVQAAEKAIANPLLDEISLRGAKGVLINITGAHDLTLFELDEAANRIREEVDPEANIIVGSTLDTAMEGRMRVSVVATGIDATEVMTEVPVPRRPMSAPLKKTVTVEQARSAPLELNTPVEQPQVAVAEAAPAAQEPSLFESLDVQQVAAQEQAEDIFEEVVETGQDGLPQPAYQPQVPAFQPQIDAVDEQPGASFVAPKAPAPGTPSADAIVRLQAAAARAQGQQRPMAQSAPMQAAPTQQPQYRPAAASHDAEPQSEQRRFGLNSLIHRMTGSAAETQAAKPQPVRQQPPVQQQAAAPQPQPVQQQESDAEQDRIEIPAFLRRQAN
- the ftsA gene encoding cell division protein FtsA, whose amino-acid sequence is MTDLYQSQRAMRQMRRLAMQRGVVAILDIGSSKIACLVLRFDGSGRLSEDNSIGSLAGQSGFRVIGAATTRSRGVQFGEITAMQETERAIRTAVQAAQKMAGVRVDHVIASFAGANPRSYGLDARLELDGQEVSESEIAQVLAACEVPEYGPGREVLHAQPVNFALDNRSGLADPRGQLGQTLAVDMHMLTVDTGTVQNLVRCIQRCDLELAGIASSAYASGYAALVEDEQELGAACIDMGGGSTSISVFMKKHMIYADAVRMGGDHITSDISMGLGVPMANAERIKTFCGGVHATGVDDRDMIDIGGDTGDWEHDRRTVSRAELIGIMRPRVEEILEEVRTRLDAAGFEYLPSQQIVLTGGSSQILGLDGLATRILGQQVRLGRPLRVHGLPQSATGPGFAAAVGLSLFAAHPQDEWWDFETPVDRYPARSISRAVRWFRDNW
- the recN gene encoding DNA repair protein RecN, with protein sequence MLRALDIRDLLIIDHLELAFQPGLNVLTGETGAGKSILLDSLGFVLGWRGRAELVRQGAAQGEVIAEFGLGADHPAHAILEEAGLPGGEELVLRRVNTADGRKTSWVNDRRCSGEVLRRLSETLVELHGQHDDRGLLNPRGHRGLLDAFASVSDLLSQTRSAWSATTKARKTVQATRDALEAVRAEEEFLRHAVAELDKLDPQVGEDEALDAQRRQMQQAERIRGDIARAHALLSEGAEPSLGEAQRWLEGVEGGEEDTGLTAPLSALSRAMVELGEAQDGVSRVLEGLEFNPGDLEDCEARLFEIRALARKYGVQPDDLAAHADLLRGKLAALDAGDRDLSDQEAALAQAEADYQALADQLSAARRDNAAALDQAVMAELAPLKMERAVFKTLVEPAEAGPEGCDTVAFTVATNPGAPSGPLNKIASGGELSRFLLALKVCLRGDDQSKTLIFDEIDRGVGGATADAVGRRLKSLATSGQVLVVTHSPQVAAQGGYHWRVQKRVAEGITLSEVVPLDTEDRVDEIARMVSGDTITPEARAAARALLAS